In Nitratireductor basaltis, the following are encoded in one genomic region:
- a CDS encoding TonB-dependent receptor domain-containing protein: protein MKPANITRLALAVASASVVSGSAVAQAQDEPYLLEQLVVTAAGIGVDPLTAPASVSVVTAQDLETQGITSLGEALRNVPGVATIGSAGGEDISVRGLPAEYTLILVDGKRLNTRPSRTNGTGGVDPFHLPPVSSIDRIEVVRGPMSSLHGSDAMGGVINIITKSAAERWSGSITVESTFPQDEKDSAHRQLSFYATGPIMPEVLGLQIWGRGSDRSASEREGGPGEQQIKDLRGRVTLAPNDAHEFTAELGYTGIESDPRLNDRLNGGLGYEGSLAGWDVDADLFYEHAGRETEGSLRHPEISNTVLDAKASRGFEWLGHHDLTLGGQYTHSSLSDHNPGLGDDVHHEFSNSQFAAYGENIWEVSPDFSLTFGTRFIHDERFGSKLTPRVYALWEFADGVFLSGGVSSGYRTPELRQFVEDYYYTTKRGAAVIRSNPDLLPEESITYEAGLRFERGDSRFSVTGFQTDFKNHIESFDTGETIVVGNTEYELYEYYNVGEARIRGVELTAAHAFTPDIRASLSYTYTQSERLTGLLAGEPLSATPLHSASLRLDWATPVEGLDLWGEVRYSEESVAVSSTSRGSSITHYDPYTTLDLGAVYAFNENVTFKASVQNVTNAEITDEEHGRLQNGRTFWAALTTEF from the coding sequence ATGAAGCCTGCAAATATCACGCGGCTCGCACTGGCGGTCGCATCCGCTTCGGTTGTCAGTGGCTCGGCAGTTGCACAGGCACAGGACGAACCTTATCTGCTTGAGCAGCTGGTGGTGACTGCCGCGGGTATCGGCGTCGATCCGCTTACGGCGCCGGCCAGTGTCAGCGTGGTCACGGCACAGGATCTTGAGACACAGGGCATCACCAGTCTTGGGGAGGCGCTGCGCAATGTGCCGGGTGTCGCCACGATCGGCAGCGCGGGAGGCGAAGATATTTCCGTGCGCGGCCTTCCCGCCGAATACACGCTCATTCTGGTCGACGGGAAGCGGCTGAACACGCGTCCCTCGCGCACCAATGGTACCGGCGGTGTCGATCCCTTCCATCTGCCGCCGGTGTCGTCCATCGACCGCATCGAGGTTGTGCGGGGGCCGATGTCCTCGCTACACGGCTCTGATGCGATGGGCGGTGTGATCAACATCATCACCAAGAGTGCTGCGGAGCGCTGGAGCGGCTCGATCACTGTTGAAAGCACCTTCCCCCAGGATGAGAAGGATTCAGCGCATCGCCAGCTTTCCTTTTATGCCACCGGTCCGATCATGCCCGAAGTTCTCGGATTGCAGATCTGGGGTCGCGGCAGCGACCGTTCCGCGTCCGAGCGCGAGGGCGGTCCAGGCGAGCAGCAGATCAAGGATCTGCGCGGGCGCGTGACCCTGGCGCCGAATGATGCGCATGAATTTACTGCGGAACTCGGCTATACAGGGATCGAAAGCGATCCACGTCTCAATGACCGCCTCAATGGCGGGCTTGGCTATGAGGGAAGTCTTGCAGGCTGGGATGTGGATGCCGATCTTTTTTATGAACATGCGGGCCGTGAGACGGAAGGTTCTCTACGTCATCCAGAAATTTCCAACACGGTGCTCGATGCCAAGGCTTCCCGGGGCTTTGAATGGCTGGGGCACCACGATCTCACCCTTGGCGGTCAATATACCCATTCTTCATTGAGCGACCACAATCCGGGGCTGGGCGATGACGTCCATCATGAATTCTCCAACAGCCAGTTTGCGGCATATGGAGAAAACATCTGGGAAGTTTCGCCTGATTTCAGCCTCACCTTCGGCACCCGTTTCATTCATGACGAGCGTTTCGGCTCCAAGCTGACGCCGCGTGTTTATGCGCTATGGGAATTTGCGGACGGGGTATTTCTCTCGGGTGGTGTGTCGAGCGGCTATCGCACGCCTGAACTGCGTCAGTTCGTGGAGGACTACTACTACACCACCAAGCGTGGCGCGGCGGTCATTCGCTCGAACCCGGACCTTCTGCCTGAGGAAAGCATCACCTATGAGGCCGGTCTGCGTTTCGAGCGCGGGGACAGCCGCTTCTCCGTCACCGGCTTTCAGACCGACTTCAAGAACCATATCGAAAGCTTCGACACCGGTGAGACGATCGTCGTCGGTAACACGGAATACGAGCTCTACGAATATTACAATGTGGGTGAGGCCCGCATTCGGGGTGTGGAACTGACGGCAGCTCATGCCTTCACGCCGGACATCCGTGCAAGCCTCTCCTACACCTACACGCAGTCGGAGCGCCTGACCGGGCTTCTTGCCGGCGAGCCGCTTTCTGCCACACCGCTGCACAGTGCCAGCCTGCGCCTTGATTGGGCAACGCCTGTGGAAGGGCTCGATCTGTGGGGTGAGGTTCGCTACTCGGAAGAAAGTGTCGCGGTCAGCAGCACCAGCCGCGGATCATCGATCACCCATTATGATCCCTACACAACGCTCGATCTGGGAGCGGTCTATGCTTTCAACGAGAATGTTACGTTCAAGGCATCGGTACAGAACGTGACCAATGCCGAGATCACTGACGAAGAACACGGCCGCCTGCAAAACGGCCGCACCTTCTGGGCCGCGCTTACAACAGAGTTTTAG
- the denD gene encoding D-erythronate dehydrogenase, with protein MKILIIGAAGMVGAKLTKRLADEGQLNGEAITAIHGFDVVEASMPSSGSISFAASAGDIADQATVEKLVADKPDVIFHLAAIVSGEAEVEFDKGYAINMDGTRYLLEAIRAQGDDYCPRLVFTSSIAVFGAPFPDKIDDDFFLTPLTSYGAQKAIGELLLADYSRKGFVDGVGIRLPTITVRPGKPNKAASGFFSGIIREPLAGQEAILPVSTDVRHWVASPAAAVGFLMHAATMDTAMLGARRNLTMPGLSITVGEMIEALKRVAGEKTASLIRHEPDEAIIRIVDGWPRNFDASRAEEVGFKADADFDSIIRAHIADEEQAGRLAKAG; from the coding sequence ATGAAGATACTCATTATTGGTGCAGCCGGCATGGTGGGCGCAAAGCTCACCAAACGCCTGGCGGATGAAGGCCAGCTCAACGGCGAGGCAATCACTGCGATCCACGGCTTCGACGTCGTGGAAGCCTCCATGCCTTCGAGCGGCAGCATCAGTTTTGCCGCCAGCGCCGGCGACATCGCCGATCAGGCGACGGTGGAGAAGCTGGTGGCGGACAAACCCGACGTCATCTTCCACCTCGCCGCAATCGTGTCCGGCGAAGCGGAAGTCGAGTTCGACAAGGGCTACGCCATCAATATGGATGGTACGCGCTACCTGCTCGAAGCAATCCGCGCACAGGGTGACGACTACTGCCCGCGGCTGGTCTTCACCTCCTCCATCGCTGTCTTCGGTGCGCCCTTCCCCGACAAGATCGATGATGATTTCTTCCTGACGCCCCTGACCAGCTATGGCGCGCAGAAGGCCATTGGCGAGCTTCTTCTGGCCGATTACAGCCGCAAGGGATTTGTGGACGGTGTCGGTATCCGCCTGCCCACCATCACGGTCCGCCCGGGCAAGCCCAACAAAGCAGCTTCAGGCTTTTTCTCCGGCATCATCCGCGAGCCGCTGGCCGGACAGGAAGCCATCCTGCCCGTATCAACCGATGTGCGCCACTGGGTGGCAAGCCCTGCCGCCGCTGTCGGCTTCCTCATGCATGCGGCAACCATGGACACGGCCATGCTTGGCGCACGCCGCAACCTGACCATGCCTGGCCTGTCGATAACCGTTGGTGAAATGATCGAGGCGCTGAAGCGGGTGGCAGGCGAGAAGACAGCAAGCCTTATCCGGCACGAGCCGGACGAAGCGATCATCCGCATCGTCGACGGCTGGCCCCGCAACTTCGATGCGTCCCGCGCCGAGGAGGTCGGCTTCAAGGCCGATGCCGATTTCGACAGCATCATCCGAGCCCATATTGCGGATGAGGAACAGGCTGGGCGGCTGGCAAAAGCTGGTTGA
- a CDS encoding GntR family transcriptional regulator produces the protein MASSEKPTRFSSSRQAAMGGEAATRSGPAARDRPSPPPNNRLPARERAYHDLKFRILEGRLPPGTSLLETEVANLLSMSRTPVREALIKLEEEGLVDVRPRHGITVRALSPEELEEICEVFSTLEVKAAQLLARRGLSEEEYARLDNLLNQMERATQKPDIDRWSQLDNAFHSEIVALCGNARLQSMLRQLWDQQYRVRTAIAPLRPLPVDSDKEHRAILDAIRKGDEAEAARCHQFHRERADREALALLRNPRSA, from the coding sequence ATGGCCAGCAGCGAGAAACCCACCCGGTTCAGTTCGTCCCGACAGGCCGCCATGGGCGGTGAGGCGGCCACGCGTTCAGGTCCGGCTGCACGTGACCGGCCAAGTCCTCCGCCCAACAACCGCCTGCCTGCGCGCGAGCGCGCCTATCACGACCTGAAATTCCGGATATTGGAAGGCCGCCTGCCCCCCGGCACCAGCCTTCTGGAAACGGAAGTGGCCAATCTTCTTTCGATGAGCCGCACGCCGGTGCGTGAAGCGCTCATCAAGCTGGAAGAGGAAGGCCTGGTCGATGTGCGCCCGCGCCACGGAATCACGGTGCGCGCGCTCAGTCCTGAAGAACTGGAGGAAATCTGCGAGGTCTTCTCGACGCTTGAGGTCAAGGCCGCGCAGCTTCTTGCACGCCGTGGTCTGAGCGAAGAGGAATATGCGCGGCTCGACAATCTCCTGAATCAGATGGAACGCGCCACGCAGAAGCCGGACATTGACCGCTGGTCGCAGCTCGACAACGCCTTCCATTCCGAGATCGTGGCGCTTTGCGGCAATGCGCGGCTGCAATCCATGCTGCGCCAGCTTTGGGATCAGCAATATCGCGTACGCACGGCCATTGCTCCCCTGCGGCCACTCCCGGTCGATTCCGACAAGGAGCACCGCGCAATTCTCGACGCGATCCGCAAGGGTGACGAAGCGGAGGCTGCACGCTGCCACCAGTTCCATCGCGAACGTGCAGACCGCGAAGCGCTCGCACTGCTGCGCAATCCGCGCAGCGCCTGA
- a CDS encoding AAA family ATPase, which yields MSMASPHAPVRDRLVRYWLKRLRHQTYRQALQAAVNLKILQRVSAGEDAPVRYAPGQKSETFLKGGLRRKLRLEMIANLAFDGEEEDAVFGKKTNREIGPEDDEERGDAGQVKELLAAVREAVEPALAAEFAIILMLGDAVARSGHSLTDLYAMLSRPRPVVVLEGSVCGLERCCSHLLRRGILLPRPLTMIPVDRISLDWSAPSVMRPYSPRLTILLEASYDMSRRDVERGLQHAPTTGLPLLGIADLPNLLPKRLSQSADLTLRCEPLSPELLKEIAWYVIGAAGDLDVLDAVSPEESKMLSLDDLLWCIRPGMSGLDVLKRLQAKIAQPPEKHSTQSKKSARNAPSPHGRTADTGGELIQPAAPNDESALRVEALSGYGEAAEWALALKEDLVLWREGQLEWQDMITRLLLHGPPGTGKTTFAKALANSLQLPLLASSVSTWLEPSALGEVLQRVRQTFEEAERHNPIVLFIDEIDGLGTRGGHKDRDSSYWNSFVNKALELLDGAVAREGVIIVGATNQPHLLDRALVRSGRLETHIEIPLPDTKSLLGILRHHLKRHLTIEGAEIEQQLLHIARRANGMSGADMEKLVRGARQLARGERRDLLLDDVEARLKDRLPQLDDALRHRFAVHEAGHVVVRTLTGVAEVELVAIEAPNGRPYTQSTFHPDVTHHEEGRMNLIHSYFAGRAAEEVILGKPTLGAGGGPQSDLAQATALAFSLEASVGAGAHQPFVYRSPDTWEDALASDPELRARVSKRLDEAYAQALVLVRQNVSGITLVAEALVEHGTLEGEPLAQVIDQVRQCAMIRDEMQPTHNTVPATRNNLRSLDSGSVEADSG from the coding sequence ATGAGTATGGCTTCTCCCCACGCTCCGGTCCGCGACCGCCTCGTGCGCTATTGGCTGAAGCGCCTGCGACATCAAACCTATCGGCAGGCGCTTCAGGCCGCTGTCAACCTGAAGATCCTTCAGCGCGTGTCCGCGGGCGAAGATGCACCCGTGCGCTATGCGCCGGGACAGAAGAGCGAGACTTTCCTGAAGGGCGGCCTGCGCCGCAAATTGCGCCTGGAGATGATCGCGAACCTCGCTTTCGACGGCGAGGAAGAAGACGCGGTTTTCGGCAAGAAGACCAATAGGGAAATCGGACCTGAAGACGATGAAGAGAGGGGCGATGCGGGGCAGGTGAAGGAACTGTTGGCCGCTGTGCGCGAGGCAGTGGAGCCTGCTTTGGCCGCGGAGTTCGCCATCATTCTGATGCTCGGCGATGCGGTTGCACGCAGTGGCCATTCACTGACGGACCTGTACGCCATGCTGTCACGGCCCCGACCTGTTGTTGTTCTGGAAGGATCCGTTTGCGGGCTCGAGCGATGCTGCTCACATCTTCTACGCCGTGGCATCCTGCTGCCGCGTCCGCTCACCATGATCCCAGTCGATCGTATCAGTCTGGATTGGTCTGCCCCTTCGGTCATGAGACCATACTCACCGCGGCTCACGATCCTGCTTGAAGCCTCCTACGACATGTCAAGGAGAGACGTGGAACGGGGACTTCAGCATGCACCTACGACAGGCCTGCCGCTGCTGGGAATTGCAGATTTGCCTAATCTCCTGCCCAAGCGACTCTCTCAGTCGGCTGATCTGACGCTGCGCTGCGAGCCTCTGTCGCCTGAGCTCCTGAAGGAGATCGCCTGGTATGTGATCGGCGCGGCAGGTGATCTGGATGTACTGGATGCGGTGAGCCCAGAGGAGAGCAAAATGCTCTCTCTGGATGATCTTCTCTGGTGCATTCGCCCAGGCATGAGCGGCTTGGATGTCCTCAAGCGGCTTCAGGCAAAGATTGCCCAACCACCTGAAAAACACTCCACTCAGAGCAAGAAGAGTGCTCGCAACGCTCCCTCACCGCACGGCAGAACTGCAGACACAGGTGGTGAACTCATTCAACCAGCTGCTCCGAATGATGAGAGCGCACTACGGGTAGAAGCCCTCTCTGGCTATGGCGAAGCTGCGGAGTGGGCTCTGGCGCTGAAGGAGGATCTCGTCCTTTGGCGCGAGGGGCAGCTCGAATGGCAGGACATGATCACGCGCCTCCTGCTCCATGGTCCGCCCGGAACAGGCAAGACGACCTTCGCGAAAGCACTGGCAAACTCCCTGCAACTGCCTCTGCTTGCATCTTCCGTCTCAACATGGCTCGAGCCAAGTGCCCTCGGCGAGGTGCTGCAGCGCGTGCGTCAAACCTTTGAAGAGGCGGAGCGGCATAATCCGATCGTGTTATTCATCGACGAGATCGACGGTCTCGGCACGAGAGGAGGACACAAGGATCGCGACAGCTCTTACTGGAATTCGTTCGTCAATAAAGCACTTGAGTTGCTGGACGGTGCAGTCGCGCGCGAAGGCGTGATCATCGTTGGTGCGACTAACCAGCCGCATTTGCTGGATAGGGCCCTTGTGCGCTCGGGCCGCCTCGAGACGCATATCGAGATCCCGCTTCCGGATACAAAGTCGCTCTTAGGCATCCTGCGGCATCACCTCAAGCGCCATCTAACGATTGAAGGTGCCGAAATTGAGCAGCAGCTCCTACACATCGCCCGCCGCGCCAATGGCATGAGCGGTGCAGATATGGAAAAACTGGTGCGGGGAGCGCGGCAACTTGCACGGGGTGAGCGTCGCGATCTGTTGCTTGATGATGTGGAGGCGCGGCTCAAGGATCGGCTGCCTCAGCTGGATGACGCACTGCGCCATCGCTTCGCAGTGCATGAGGCTGGCCATGTTGTGGTGCGTACGCTGACGGGTGTAGCGGAAGTCGAGCTTGTTGCCATCGAAGCACCAAATGGACGGCCATACACGCAATCCACGTTCCATCCGGACGTCACTCATCACGAAGAAGGTCGAATGAACCTGATCCATTCGTATTTTGCAGGTCGAGCGGCTGAAGAGGTTATACTTGGCAAGCCGACGCTCGGCGCAGGCGGTGGTCCACAGTCTGATCTGGCTCAAGCAACGGCTTTGGCCTTTTCTCTAGAAGCATCAGTTGGAGCGGGAGCACATCAGCCTTTTGTCTACCGATCACCTGACACCTGGGAGGATGCTCTTGCAAGTGATCCGGAACTGCGAGCGAGGGTGAGCAAGCGTCTGGACGAAGCATATGCGCAAGCGCTGGTTTTGGTTCGACAGAATGTCAGTGGGATCACGCTCGTTGCTGAGGCGCTTGTTGAGCACGGAACACTCGAAGGCGAGCCGCTTGCTCAAGTCATCGACCAGGTGCGGCAATGCGCTATGATTCGTGATGAGATGCAGCCAACGCATAATACAGTGCCTGCAACGCGAAATAATTTGAGAAGTCTGGATTCAGGTTCGGTGGAAGCCGATTCCGGATAA
- a CDS encoding AI-2E family transporter gives MTDVETEGSERVAREDVTISMPRWAIIGIFLMLLVGGLAYARDFLMPVVLALLLQLVFSPVRRQLERWGLPSALAAILIVGTLVTGGAAGVASLAVPASGWVDRAPEIGLELREKFEEIRGVTEGVEEAAQQVDEITESEEEPNVQRVKVEEEGNALAIAMSLPAVLAQVVFTLILLFFLLSSGDMFYEKIVYVLPSFRDKRRAIRIAYDIERKLSRYLSTIALINAGLGVSVGLVLWWLGMPSPALFAVLAFLLNFIPYVGSLLGVGAAVIVAIVTLDTLNQALAVGAVYFVLTSIEGQIVTPYFVGRSLRLNTVVVFLSVTLFAWLWSVVGMLVATPLLVAVRTFCEHVPGLQNLGHFLSARGAESEVSETSDS, from the coding sequence ATGACCGACGTCGAAACAGAGGGGTCGGAACGGGTGGCGCGGGAAGATGTCACGATTTCCATGCCGCGATGGGCGATCATCGGCATTTTTCTGATGCTGCTGGTAGGTGGCCTTGCCTATGCCCGGGATTTCCTGATGCCGGTTGTCCTAGCGCTGCTCCTGCAGCTCGTCTTCAGCCCGGTCCGACGTCAGCTCGAACGATGGGGCCTCCCCTCGGCGCTGGCCGCGATTCTGATCGTGGGGACCCTGGTGACCGGTGGTGCAGCCGGTGTCGCCAGCCTCGCCGTGCCGGCGAGCGGTTGGGTCGACCGGGCTCCGGAGATCGGCCTAGAACTCCGCGAGAAGTTCGAGGAGATCCGCGGTGTCACCGAAGGCGTGGAAGAAGCGGCACAGCAGGTCGACGAAATCACGGAAAGTGAAGAGGAGCCAAACGTTCAGCGCGTCAAGGTCGAGGAAGAAGGGAACGCGCTCGCAATAGCGATGTCGCTGCCGGCGGTGCTGGCCCAGGTTGTGTTCACGCTGATCCTGCTCTTCTTCCTGCTCTCTTCCGGCGACATGTTCTACGAGAAGATCGTCTACGTCCTGCCCAGCTTCAGGGACAAGCGCAGGGCGATCCGCATCGCCTATGACATCGAACGGAAACTCTCGCGCTATTTGTCCACCATTGCGCTGATCAACGCTGGCCTCGGCGTGTCTGTGGGGCTGGTCCTTTGGTGGCTTGGTATGCCGAGCCCGGCGCTATTCGCAGTCCTCGCATTCCTGCTCAACTTCATACCCTATGTCGGCTCGCTACTCGGCGTTGGCGCGGCGGTCATCGTCGCCATCGTGACGCTCGACACCCTGAACCAGGCGTTGGCCGTCGGAGCGGTCTATTTCGTACTGACGAGCATTGAGGGCCAGATCGTCACACCGTACTTCGTTGGTCGCAGCCTGCGCCTCAACACCGTGGTCGTCTTTCTGTCCGTCACGCTTTTCGCCTGGCTCTGGTCAGTAGTGGGCATGCTGGTCGCCACCCCGCTTCTCGTGGCGGTACGGACATTTTGCGAGCACGTCCCCGGCCTCCAGAACCTCGGCCATTTCCTGTCCGCACGAGGTGCGGAGTCAGAAGTTTCTGAAACCTCCGATTCATGA
- a CDS encoding MBL fold metallo-hydrolase, whose translation MSGAKVFLAALTSTSMLIGAAAFAAGSGKSVSEAERHAQTGLAAATDFPGYASLCDLDSRMRNVNVPRRQKPAAKRGANGGSAKKRSGNRPEQGLERVLSPLPPMQVFDNLYFLGTSSVSAWLYGNGEGYVLLDGLNTDEEAETYIFGGMKQLGLDPQKIRHVLVTHGHGDHYGGADYVAEKLGIDVLMSKADWDLVATLGDHPRFGPPPAKGGTVKDGDILEFGSSKMQIVVTPGHTPGTISPIFEVYDNGEAHHAVLWGGTGFNFGPNVEIFEDYAQSANRLEALSEEAGVDVFLSNHPRRDGSNALMAALAERQSGEPHPFVKGEGGMALFTVLSECALAQAARFASQQK comes from the coding sequence ATGTCTGGAGCAAAGGTTTTCCTCGCCGCGTTGACGTCAACTTCCATGCTGATCGGCGCTGCCGCATTCGCTGCCGGCTCTGGCAAGAGCGTCAGCGAAGCCGAGCGTCATGCTCAAACCGGACTTGCTGCTGCCACGGATTTCCCCGGATATGCCTCGCTGTGCGATCTCGACAGCCGTATGCGCAATGTGAATGTCCCGCGCAGGCAGAAACCTGCAGCCAAACGTGGGGCCAATGGTGGAAGCGCGAAGAAACGTTCCGGCAATCGACCGGAGCAGGGGCTGGAGCGTGTGCTCAGCCCGCTTCCGCCCATGCAGGTTTTCGACAATCTCTATTTCCTCGGCACGTCCTCTGTCAGCGCCTGGCTTTACGGCAATGGGGAGGGCTATGTGCTTCTGGACGGACTGAATACGGATGAAGAAGCCGAGACCTATATTTTTGGCGGCATGAAGCAGCTCGGACTTGATCCGCAGAAGATCAGGCATGTGCTCGTCACCCATGGTCATGGAGACCACTATGGCGGCGCTGATTATGTCGCGGAGAAGCTTGGCATCGATGTACTGATGTCAAAAGCCGACTGGGATCTGGTCGCGACCCTGGGCGACCATCCGCGCTTCGGTCCGCCTCCGGCAAAGGGTGGCACCGTAAAGGACGGCGACATCCTCGAATTCGGCTCATCGAAGATGCAGATCGTCGTAACGCCCGGTCATACGCCCGGCACGATCAGCCCGATCTTTGAGGTGTATGACAATGGCGAGGCCCATCATGCGGTGCTTTGGGGCGGCACGGGCTTCAATTTCGGGCCGAATGTCGAGATATTCGAGGATTATGCGCAGTCCGCAAACCGGCTTGAGGCGTTGTCAGAAGAGGCCGGCGTCGATGTATTCCTCTCCAATCACCCGCGGCGTGATGGTTCAAACGCGCTGATGGCGGCACTCGCGGAGCGCCAGAGCGGTGAGCCGCATCCATTCGTGAAGGGGGAAGGGGGCATGGCGCTCTTTACCGTTCTGAGCGAATGCGCGCTGGCCCAGGCCGCGCGCTTTGCAAGCCAGCAGAAATAA
- a CDS encoding IlvD/Edd family dehydratase, with product MSKQDGKPNLRSREWFDNAGNPDMTALYLERYLNFGLSQKELQSGKPIIGIAQTGSDLSPCNRHHVELAKRLREGIREAGGIAIEFPVHPIQETGKRPTASLDRNLAYLSLVEVLYGYPLDGVVLTIGCDKTTPALLMAAATVNIPAIALSVGPMLNGWFRGERTGSGTIVWKARELMAAGEIDYEGFVKLVASSAPSTGYCNTMGTATTMNSLAEALGMQLPGSAAIPAPYRDRQEVAYLSGKRIVDMVHEDLKPSDIMTREAFINAIRVNSAIGGSTNAPIHLNAIARHLGVELTVDDWQTYGEDVPLLVNLQPAGEFLGEDYYHAGGVPAVVNQLIGQGLIHEDAITANGRTIGENCRDAKIEDERVIRPYDQPLKEKAGFRVLKGNLFSSAIMKLSVVDEEFRKRYLSNPDDPMAFEGRAIVFDGPEDYHDRIDDPALDIDEHCILFMRGAGPIGYPGAAEVVNMRAPDYLLKRGIHSLACIGDGRQSGTSGSPSILNASPEAAVGGGLALLETGDRVRIDLNKCRADILISDEELEERRRKLDAAGGYKYPAHQTPWQEIQRGIVDQLEEGMVLKPATKYRKLAQGGENGDIPPVPRDNH from the coding sequence ATGAGCAAGCAAGACGGCAAGCCAAACCTGCGTTCGCGCGAATGGTTCGACAATGCGGGCAACCCCGACATGACTGCGCTCTATCTTGAGCGTTACCTTAATTTCGGGCTTTCGCAAAAGGAACTGCAGTCAGGCAAGCCGATCATCGGCATCGCCCAGACCGGCTCCGACTTGTCGCCCTGCAACCGCCATCATGTGGAACTGGCAAAGCGCCTTCGTGAAGGTATACGTGAGGCCGGCGGCATCGCCATCGAGTTCCCTGTCCACCCGATCCAGGAAACCGGCAAGCGCCCGACCGCCTCGCTCGATCGCAATCTTGCCTATCTGAGCCTCGTGGAGGTTCTCTACGGCTATCCGCTCGACGGTGTCGTTCTGACCATCGGCTGCGACAAGACCACGCCTGCGCTGCTCATGGCCGCTGCAACTGTCAACATTCCGGCAATCGCGCTTTCCGTCGGGCCGATGCTCAATGGCTGGTTCCGCGGCGAGCGCACCGGCTCCGGCACCATCGTCTGGAAGGCGCGCGAACTTATGGCGGCCGGCGAGATCGACTATGAAGGCTTCGTCAAGCTCGTCGCATCCTCCGCCCCTTCCACCGGCTACTGCAATACGATGGGCACGGCGACGACCATGAACTCGCTGGCGGAAGCTCTCGGCATGCAGCTCCCAGGCTCCGCCGCCATTCCCGCCCCCTATCGCGACCGCCAGGAAGTGGCCTATCTCTCCGGCAAGCGCATCGTGGACATGGTTCACGAGGACCTGAAGCCCTCCGACATCATGACACGCGAAGCCTTCATCAACGCGATCCGTGTCAATTCCGCAATCGGCGGCTCGACGAACGCGCCGATTCACCTGAACGCGATTGCCCGTCATCTGGGCGTCGAGCTGACGGTGGATGACTGGCAGACCTATGGCGAGGACGTGCCGCTCCTGGTCAATCTGCAGCCGGCCGGCGAATTTCTCGGCGAGGACTACTACCATGCAGGCGGCGTGCCTGCGGTGGTGAACCAGCTTATCGGTCAGGGCCTGATCCACGAGGATGCGATCACTGCAAATGGCCGTACCATCGGCGAGAACTGCCGCGATGCGAAGATCGAGGACGAGCGCGTCATCCGTCCATACGACCAGCCGCTGAAGGAAAAGGCCGGCTTCCGTGTGCTGAAGGGCAACCTCTTCTCTTCCGCCATCATGAAGCTTTCGGTGGTGGATGAGGAATTCCGCAAGCGCTACCTCTCCAACCCTGATGATCCGATGGCCTTCGAGGGCCGCGCCATCGTCTTTGACGGCCCGGAAGACTATCACGACCGCATCGACGATCCCGCACTCGACATCGACGAACACTGCATCCTCTTCATGCGCGGTGCAGGGCCGATCGGTTATCCCGGTGCTGCGGAAGTCGTGAACATGCGCGCGCCCGATTATCTCCTGAAGCGCGGCATCCATTCGCTCGCCTGCATCGGCGATGGTCGCCAGTCGGGCACCTCCGGCTCGCCCTCGATCCTCAATGCATCCCCCGAAGCAGCCGTCGGCGGCGGACTGGCGCTGCTGGAAACCGGCGACCGCGTGCGCATCGACCTCAACAAGTGCCGCGCGGACATTTTGATCTCGGATGAGGAGCTGGAAGAGCGCCGCAGGAAACTCGACGCCGCCGGCGGTTACAAATATCCCGCTCATCAGACGCCATGGCAGGAAATCCAGCGCGGCATCGTTGACCAGCTGGAAGAAGGCATGGTCCTCAAGCCGGCCACCAAATATCGCAAGCTCGCGCAGGGCGGCGAAAACGGCGACATTCCGCCGGTTCCGCGCGACAACCACTGA